The following are encoded in a window of Manihot esculenta cultivar AM560-2 chromosome 8, M.esculenta_v8, whole genome shotgun sequence genomic DNA:
- the LOC110621118 gene encoding CASP-like protein 5B2 isoform X1 encodes MKEFIGSPGTVSGLVLRIGQCAFAAASIGIMASASGFSSYTAFCYLIASMGLQGLWSFGLACLDVYALRRKRDLQNPVLVSLFVVGDWCWCLWDQDPIIPPRLGLDEINAVDAWKGIKESSFKVTATLSLAAACSSAGVVVLYAKDLKICKSQINLPCNRFEISILFGFLTWLLISISSHVMFWILASV; translated from the exons ATGAAGGAGTTCATAGGGAGTCCAGGAACAGTGAGCGGCCTAGTATTAAGAATTGGGCAATGTGCATTTGCCGCTGCTTCTATTGGAATTATGGCCTCTGCCAGTGGCTTCTCCAGCTATACTGCTTTCTg CTATTTAATTGCTTCAATGGGGCTTCAAGGTCTGTGGAGCTTTGGACTTGCATGTCTTGATGTTTATGCTTTGAGGAGAAAGAGAGATCTTCAAAACCCTGTCCTAGTGAGCCTGTTTGTTGTGGGAGATTGG TGCTGGTGCTTATGGGATCAAGATCCAATTATCCCTCCTAGACTTGG CCTGGATGAGATAAACGCAGTTGATGCATGGAAAGGTATAAAGGAAAGTTCTTTCAAG GTGACAGCAACGTTATCACTTGCCGCTGCATGCTCATCCGCAGGCGTTGTCGTTTTATATGCAAAAGACTTGAAAATTTGTAAATCCCAAATAAATCTCCCATGTAACAGGTTTGAGATTTCCATACTTTTTGGTTTTCTCACGTGGCTACTTATTAGCATATCATCTCATGTGATGTTCTGGATCCTAGCCTCTGTCTAG
- the LOC110621118 gene encoding CASP-like protein 5B2 isoform X2 produces the protein MKEFIGSPGTVSGLVLRIGQCAFAAASIGIMASASGFSSYTAFCYLIASMGLQGLWSFGLACLDVYALRRKRDLQNPVLVSLFVVGDWVTATLSLAAACSSAGVVVLYAKDLKICKSQINLPCNRFEISILFGFLTWLLISISSHVMFWILASV, from the exons ATGAAGGAGTTCATAGGGAGTCCAGGAACAGTGAGCGGCCTAGTATTAAGAATTGGGCAATGTGCATTTGCCGCTGCTTCTATTGGAATTATGGCCTCTGCCAGTGGCTTCTCCAGCTATACTGCTTTCTg CTATTTAATTGCTTCAATGGGGCTTCAAGGTCTGTGGAGCTTTGGACTTGCATGTCTTGATGTTTATGCTTTGAGGAGAAAGAGAGATCTTCAAAACCCTGTCCTAGTGAGCCTGTTTGTTGTGGGAGATTGG GTGACAGCAACGTTATCACTTGCCGCTGCATGCTCATCCGCAGGCGTTGTCGTTTTATATGCAAAAGACTTGAAAATTTGTAAATCCCAAATAAATCTCCCATGTAACAGGTTTGAGATTTCCATACTTTTTGGTTTTCTCACGTGGCTACTTATTAGCATATCATCTCATGTGATGTTCTGGATCCTAGCCTCTGTCTAG
- the LOC110621118 gene encoding CASP-like protein 5B2 isoform X3 translates to MKEFIGSPGTVSGLVLRIGQCAFAAASIGIMASASGFSSYTAFCYLIASMGLQGLWSFGLACLDVYALRRKRDLQNPVLVSLFVVGDWYGIGAHTRRGVQVREKISHLLESFVIEHKSDKLQGINNRSWTLNGATRNHVATS, encoded by the exons ATGAAGGAGTTCATAGGGAGTCCAGGAACAGTGAGCGGCCTAGTATTAAGAATTGGGCAATGTGCATTTGCCGCTGCTTCTATTGGAATTATGGCCTCTGCCAGTGGCTTCTCCAGCTATACTGCTTTCTg CTATTTAATTGCTTCAATGGGGCTTCAAGGTCTGTGGAGCTTTGGACTTGCATGTCTTGATGTTTATGCTTTGAGGAGAAAGAGAGATCTTCAAAACCCTGTCCTAGTGAGCCTGTTTGTTGTGGGAGATTGG TATGGCATTGGCGCGCACACCCGCAGGGGTGTTCAGGTCAGGGAAAAAATTTCTCATTTACTTGAAAGTTTTGTTATTGAACACAAATCCGACAAACTTCAAGGAATTAACAATCGCAGTTGGACACTGAATGGTGCAACTAGGAATCATGTGGCTACCTCTTGA